The proteins below come from a single Candidozyma auris chromosome 3, complete sequence genomic window:
- the GLC7 gene encoding type 1 serine/threonine-protein phosphatase catalytic subunit GLC7: MADHQEADIDSIVDRLLEVRGSRPGKQVTLLEHEIRYLCTKAREIFIQQPILLELEAPIKICGDIHGQYYDLLRLFEYGGFPPEANYLFLGDYVDRGKQSLETICLLLAYKIKYPENFFILRGNHECASINRIYGFYDECKRRYNIKLWKTFTDCFNCLPIAAIIDEKIFTMHGGLSPDLNSMEQIRRVMRPTDIPDVGLLCDLLWSDPDKDIAGWSENDRGVSFTFGPDVVSRFLQKHDMDLICRAHQVVEDGYEFFSKRQLVTLFSAPNYCGEFDNAGAMMSVDESLLCSFQILKPADKRPRYPPPNSVGNNRPVTPPRKAKRGSK, from the coding sequence ATGGCCGaccatcaagaagcagataTCGACTCCATTGTCGACAGATTATTGGAAGTCAGAGGGTCTCGTCCCGGTAAACAAGTGACGCTCTTGGAGCACGAGATTCGTTACTTGTGCACGAAAGCCAGGGAGATTTTCATCCAGCAACCCATTTTATTGGAGTTGGAGGCGCCCATCAAGATTTGTGGCGACATCCATGGCCAGTATTATGACCTATTGCGCCTCTTTGAGTATGGTGGTTTCCCGCCAGAGGCAAACTACTTGTTTCTTGGTGACTACGTCGACAGAGGGAAGCAGTCGTTGGAGACGATCTGCCTCTTGTTGGCGTACAAGATTAAGTACCCAGAAAACTTTTTCATCTTGAGAGGCAACCACGAGTGCGCCTCCATCAATCGTATCTATGGTTTCTACGACGAGTGCAAGAGAAGGTACAACATCAAGTTGTGGAAAACATTCACCGACTGCTTCAACTGCTTGCCTATTGCCGCcatcattgatgagaagatcttcaccatGCATGGAGGTTTGTCTCCCGACTTGAACTCGATGGAGCAAATTAGAAGAGTCATGAGACCCACAGACATCCCCGACGTCGGCTTGCTTTGCGACTTATTGTGGTCCGATCCCGACAAGGACATTGCCGGCTGGTCCGAGAACGACCGTGGTGTTTCTTTCACGTTTGGTCCCGACGTTGTGTCTCGATTCTTGCAAAAACATGATATGGATTTGATATGCAGAGCTCACCAGGTGGTGGAGGACGGCTATGAGTTCTTCTCTAAGAGACAGTTGGTGACATTGTTCTCCGCTCCAAACTACTGTGGTGAGTTTGACAATGCCGGTGCCATGATGAGCGTGGACGAGTCCTTGCTCTGTTCTTTCCAGATCTTAAAACCAGCTGACAAGAGACCAAGGTATCCCCCTCCAAACAGCGTTGGCAATAACCGCCCGGTGACTCCTCCAAGAAAGGCAAAGCGTGGCTCCAAGTAA